The following are encoded in a window of Kitasatospora fiedleri genomic DNA:
- a CDS encoding fasciclin domain-containing protein, giving the protein MSFTTRRRTLTALLATGALTLTLGACSSSGETSSTSASATAGSSSSAPMSGSDSSTASAAAMAGQPFGAACAAVPKDGAGSFSGMAMDPVATAASNNPLLSTLVTAVKQAGLVDTLNSAQNITVFAPTNDAFAKIPKADLDALLADKAKLTKVLTYHVAPERLAPNALTGTHKSLEGGDLTAAGAQPDFTVNGNSKVLCGNVQTANATVYIVDTVLMPTS; this is encoded by the coding sequence ATGTCCTTCACCACCCGTCGCCGTACCCTGACCGCCCTGCTCGCCACCGGTGCCCTCACCCTCACCCTGGGGGCGTGCAGCAGCAGCGGCGAGACGAGTTCCACGTCCGCCTCGGCCACCGCCGGGAGTTCCTCGTCCGCCCCGATGTCCGGTTCCGACAGCAGCACCGCCTCGGCCGCCGCGATGGCCGGCCAGCCGTTCGGCGCGGCCTGTGCCGCCGTGCCGAAGGACGGTGCCGGGTCGTTCTCCGGCATGGCCATGGACCCGGTGGCCACCGCGGCCTCCAACAACCCGCTGCTGTCCACGCTGGTGACGGCGGTCAAGCAGGCCGGGCTGGTCGACACCCTCAACTCCGCGCAGAACATCACCGTCTTCGCGCCCACCAACGACGCCTTCGCCAAGATCCCGAAGGCCGACCTGGACGCGCTGCTCGCCGACAAGGCCAAGCTCACCAAGGTGCTCACCTACCACGTCGCCCCCGAGCGGCTGGCCCCGAACGCGCTGACCGGCACCCACAAGTCCCTGGAGGGCGGCGACCTCACCGCCGCCGGCGCCCAGCCGGACTTCACCGTCAACGGCAACTCCAAGGTCCTGTGCGGCAACGTCCAGACCGCCAACGCCACCGTCTACATCGTCGACACCGTCCTGATGCCGACCTCCTGA
- a CDS encoding TetR/AcrR family transcriptional regulator — MRDGEPGCGSTRSKITSEREREFFEAVLDEIRTGGYEAVTMEGVAARTRCGKSTLYRRWRTKARFVAAALRARREPRCAGIDTGSLAGDLRRVAAATGTWSERDTALLQALGYAVMTDSDLRDAVRETVIAPEVAALEEILRRGVARGEVPADHPALAFVPDMIFGATRIRPLLSGRPADADYLRRYVESAVLPALGLS, encoded by the coding sequence GTGCGGGACGGGGAGCCGGGCTGCGGCTCGACCCGGTCGAAGATCACGTCCGAGCGGGAGCGGGAGTTCTTCGAGGCGGTGCTCGACGAGATCCGCACCGGCGGCTACGAGGCCGTCACCATGGAGGGCGTGGCCGCCCGCACCCGGTGCGGCAAGTCGACGCTCTACCGGCGCTGGCGGACCAAGGCGCGGTTCGTCGCGGCGGCCCTGCGCGCCCGGCGGGAACCGCGGTGCGCGGGCATCGACACCGGTTCGCTGGCCGGCGACCTGCGCCGGGTGGCCGCGGCCACCGGGACGTGGTCCGAGCGGGACACCGCCCTGCTCCAGGCGCTCGGCTACGCGGTGATGACCGACAGCGACCTGCGGGACGCGGTGCGGGAGACGGTGATCGCCCCCGAGGTCGCGGCGCTGGAGGAGATCCTGCGGCGCGGCGTGGCCCGCGGCGAGGTGCCGGCCGACCACCCGGCCCTCGCGTTCGTACCGGACATGATCTTCGGCGCGACCCGGATCAGGCCGCTCCTCTCCGGCCGCCCCGCCGACGCGGACTACCTGCGGCGGTACGTGGAGTCCGCCGTCCTGCCCGCGCTCGGCCTGTCCTGA
- a CDS encoding TetR/AcrR family transcriptional regulator yields the protein MTEPTGRRERKKAATRQKIADTALRLFLEKGYDAVGLRDVAAEADVAVTTVFSHFAAKEALVFEQDRDFEQRLVRAVADRDPGEPLVPALHREVRALVRHCTADGTAPIWRMINSSPALRQYEETMRLRHAESLAAAIAADPGPPRSTTAVRALARFAVDAHALARTAADPDAALDEIFRMIEAAWQAAPATGNPQVGTAEPASR from the coding sequence ATGACCGAGCCGACCGGCCGCCGCGAACGCAAGAAGGCCGCCACCCGCCAGAAGATCGCCGACACCGCCCTGCGGCTCTTCCTGGAGAAGGGCTACGACGCCGTCGGCCTGCGCGACGTGGCCGCCGAGGCCGACGTCGCCGTGACCACCGTCTTCTCCCACTTCGCGGCCAAGGAGGCCCTGGTCTTCGAACAGGACCGGGACTTCGAGCAGCGCCTCGTCCGGGCGGTCGCCGACCGCGACCCCGGCGAACCGCTCGTCCCCGCCCTGCACCGCGAGGTCCGCGCCCTCGTCCGGCACTGCACCGCCGACGGCACCGCGCCGATCTGGCGGATGATCAACTCCTCGCCGGCGCTGCGGCAGTACGAGGAGACGATGCGGCTGCGCCACGCCGAGTCGCTGGCCGCCGCCATCGCCGCCGACCCCGGCCCCCCGCGCAGCACCACGGCCGTCCGCGCCCTCGCCCGGTTCGCGGTCGACGCCCACGCCCTGGCCAGGACGGCCGCCGACCCGGACGCCGCCCTGGACGAGATTTTCCGGATGATCGAGGCCGCCTGGCAGGCCGCGCCCGCGACCGGGAATCCGCAGGTCGGAACGGCTGAACCGGCCTCGCGCTGA
- a CDS encoding molybdopterin-dependent oxidoreductase, whose product MTNHPTPAAAPSGHPRRRRVARTLGAAAIGLAAAVAALGAGESAAYAVGARSAPVIAVGSAAIDLTPTPLKEYAVRTFGTHDKPVLLGGIYLTMALLAALAGLLAVRRPLAGAAVFGAFGGLGAWAALSRPGAAAADCDPSLAAGLVGAATVLILARLRRRTTPAPPPAAAERETAEREPVERATTSPGQDQVSATALTGRRTVLTATAATFAAGALAGVGGRVLTDRRFDVTAARDAVRLPVPARRLPPPPAALHPEVPGLSPFTTPNADFYRVDTALTLPRIDPRDWALRIHGLVDHPQLITFDQLLREPLEELDHTLSCVSNEVGGPYVGTTRWLGAALPALLRRAGVRAGADQLVGRSQDGMTIGTPLESVLDGRRALLAVAMNGEALPVAHGFPCRSVVPGFYGYASATKWLVELEVTTFAAFDPYWVRRGWDRTGTVRTASRIEVPAPFAKVPAGDVDVAGTAWATHRGVAAVEVRVDGGPWQQTDLAADAGPDLWRQWSYRWRGAPPGTHRIEVRATDAAGAVQPEQRAAPFPAGATGWHSTVVTVT is encoded by the coding sequence GTGACCAACCACCCGACCCCCGCCGCCGCACCGTCCGGCCACCCGCGCCGCCGCCGCGTCGCCCGCACCCTCGGCGCGGCGGCGATCGGCCTGGCCGCTGCGGTGGCGGCGCTGGGTGCGGGCGAGTCGGCCGCGTACGCGGTGGGGGCGCGGAGCGCGCCGGTGATCGCGGTCGGGTCGGCGGCGATCGACCTGACGCCCACTCCGCTGAAGGAGTACGCGGTCCGCACCTTCGGCACCCACGACAAGCCGGTGCTGCTGGGCGGCATCTACCTGACGATGGCCCTGCTCGCCGCGCTGGCCGGCCTGCTGGCGGTGCGCCGCCCGCTCGCCGGGGCCGCGGTGTTCGGGGCGTTCGGCGGGCTCGGCGCCTGGGCCGCGCTCTCCCGTCCCGGCGCGGCGGCGGCGGACTGCGACCCGTCGCTGGCCGCCGGTCTGGTCGGCGCGGCCACCGTGCTGATCCTGGCCCGGCTCCGGCGGCGCACCACCCCCGCACCGCCCCCGGCGGCGGCGGAACGGGAGACGGCGGAACGGGAGCCGGTGGAGCGGGCGACCACGAGCCCGGGCCAGGACCAGGTGTCCGCGACCGCGCTGACCGGTCGCCGCACCGTCCTGACCGCCACCGCCGCGACCTTCGCGGCGGGCGCCCTGGCCGGGGTCGGCGGACGGGTCCTGACGGACCGCCGGTTCGACGTCACCGCCGCCCGCGACGCCGTCCGCCTCCCGGTGCCCGCCCGTCGGCTGCCGCCCCCGCCCGCCGCCCTGCACCCCGAGGTCCCGGGCCTGTCCCCGTTCACCACCCCGAACGCGGACTTCTACCGGGTCGACACCGCGCTCACCCTGCCCCGGATCGACCCGCGCGACTGGGCGCTGCGCATCCACGGCCTGGTCGACCACCCGCAGCTGATCACCTTCGACCAACTGCTGCGCGAACCGCTCGAAGAGCTCGACCACACGCTGTCCTGCGTCTCCAACGAGGTCGGCGGCCCCTACGTGGGCACCACCCGCTGGCTCGGCGCCGCCCTGCCCGCGCTGCTGCGCCGGGCCGGGGTCCGCGCCGGGGCCGACCAGCTGGTGGGGCGCTCGCAGGACGGCATGACCATCGGCACCCCGCTGGAGTCCGTCCTGGACGGGCGGCGCGCGCTGCTCGCCGTCGCCATGAACGGCGAGGCGCTGCCGGTCGCGCACGGCTTCCCCTGCCGCAGCGTGGTGCCCGGCTTCTACGGCTACGCCTCCGCCACCAAGTGGCTGGTCGAGCTGGAGGTCACCACCTTCGCCGCGTTCGACCCGTACTGGGTGCGGCGCGGCTGGGACCGCACCGGCACCGTCCGCACCGCCTCCCGGATCGAGGTCCCGGCCCCGTTCGCGAAGGTCCCCGCCGGGGACGTGGACGTCGCGGGCACCGCCTGGGCCACCCATCGGGGCGTCGCGGCCGTGGAGGTCCGCGTCGACGGCGGCCCGTGGCAGCAGACCGACCTGGCCGCCGACGCCGGGCCCGACCTGTGGCGGCAGTGGTCGTACCGCTGGCGCGGCGCGCCGCCCGGCACCCACCGGATCGAGGTGCGCGCCACCGACGCCGCCGGCGCCGTGCAGCCCGAGCAGCGCGCCGCGCCGTTCCCCGCCGGGGCGACGGGCTGGCACAGCACCGTCGTCACCGTCACCTGA